From the genome of Synergistaceae bacterium:
TCCCTCTCCACACCCTCGTAGTCCCTGGCCGCCCCCGGCCACGACCGCCACTCCCCGGTCAGGGGCTCCTGGTACATCACCAGCCAGGAGTAGTCGTCGAACACGCCCAGGACCCGGTATCTCTTGCGCCCCTCCCCCTCCAGGAAGATCAGCACGCTTATCTCGTCTCGGAACCTTGTCACGGTCCCGGAGTATTCGCCCGCGGCGCTGACCCCCGAGAAAGACGCCGACTGTCCGTCGCGGACTATCCCCTCCGCCTCGCACCATCTTCGAATGAAGGCGATCAACGAGTCGAAGTCCAGCGATATTTCGTTGGCAGCGGCGTACACCTGCGCGAACCGCCGCTCCAGTATGAACTCCCCCTCCCGGTGCGACGGGGCGCACAGCAGGTGGAGCCCGGCGGGAAAAAAACGGGTGTCGTTCATGTCGCCTCCCCAGGGTGTATAATGGCAACTTCTCTCTGCTATAATCATACACCAGGCTAAGTTGTACACGGAGGACAGTAATAATGGAAAAAACAACGGACAAATCGCGCGCGATGGGTACCGACTCCATCGGCCGCCTGATGCTTCGCTTCTCCATTCCCGCGATAGTCGGAATGGTGGCCAACGCGCTGTACAACATAGTCGACAGGCTCTTCGTCGGACAGACGGTCGGGGCCTCCGGGATAGGGGCGATCAGCGTCGTCTTCCCCTTCACCATAATGGTCATAGCCTACGGCCTGCTGATCGGAGTGGGCGCCGGGTCTTACATCTCCATGTCCCTGGGCGAGAAGAGGCGCGCCAGGGCGGAGAAGGGGATGGGAAACGCCATCCTGCTCATAGCCGGAGGGGGAATCGTGCTCACCCTGGTCGGCTTCTTCTTCGCAGAGCCGATACTGAGGCTCTCCGGGTCCGGCGACACCCTCCTTCCGATGGCGATGGAGTACATGGGATACATAGTCTGGGGGGTATTCTTCTCGAACTTGGCCTTCGGCCTGAACTACTTCATCCGGGCGGAGGGAAACCCGCGATACGCCATGTTCACTCTGATCATAGGCGCGGGGGCGAACGTGGCCCTGGACGCCTGGTTCATCCTCGTCCTGGACATGGGCGTGGCCGGCGCTGCGATAGCCACCCTGATCTCGCAGGTCATATCGGCCTCGTGGGCGGTGGCCTACTACGTGCGCAGGATGGGGGCCCTGCGCTTCCGCCTGAAGAACCTGAACCTGGAATGGCGCGTCGTGAAGCGGATCCTCGCGGTCGGATCGGCGCCCGCCCTGACCGAGATAAGCTTCACCTACGTCCTGATAGTCTTCAACCGCACCCTGCGCCTCTACGGCGGGGACCTGGCGATATCGGCGATGGGGATCTTCTTCAGCCTGGACAGCCTCTTCTTCCTGCCGGTGCTCGGCCTTGCAGGCGGTGTGCAGCCCATAATAAGCTACAACTACGGGGCCAAGAACTACGACCGGGTTATACGATCGGTGCTAGCGGCGATAAAGATCGGCGCTCTCTTCTTCACCATGAGCTTCACCCTGGTGATGCTGGTTCCCGGCCACATGATACGACTGTTCAGCCCCGACAACCCGGAGCTGCTGGCGATGGGCGCAAGGGGCATGAGGCTGGCCTACTGCGGCATAATCCTGGCCTCGGTGAGCTTGGTGGCGTCTCACACCTTCCAGGCCATAGGCAAGGCGCGGATAGGCATCTTCCTGACCCTGTCGAGGCACTTCTTCTTCATCCTGCTGCCCCTGTTCATACTTCCCCCGATACTGGGGATCGACGGGGTGTGGCTCTCCATGCCCCTGTCGGACCTTGGCGGGGCGATGGCGGGGTCTTGGTTCCTGCGGCGGGAGTTCAGGGAGATGAGGTCCTGCGAGGCGCTTCTGAGGATTTCCCTCGACGGGGGGTGCGGCGCGCCCGCCGATTGAGTATAATGTAGGCCGAACATTCCTGTATATGAAGTCAAGGAGCGATAATTTCATGAGGAGGGATGCCCGAACGACGGGCTGTCCCAAGGGGGTGTAGGGATGAGTGACACCGCTGCACATCCGCCGGGAGGTCGTCCGGACTATCGCGAGGTGAGTCCGTAATGGGCGAGCAGTCGGGCAAGTTCGGATCCGAGCGCTTTCTGGTAGGCGACGGCGGCAAAAGGCTCTTTCTCTATCTCTTCGGACTGACTCTGTGTGCGACCGGACTGCACCTGGACTCCCCGGAGACCGTGTTCAACGGCATTTTGCGCATTATCACGGAGCCTGACTACCTTATCTCCGACTACTTCTACGTCGGCGGTCGGGGTGCTGCATTCCTTAACAGCGGCATCCTCGTGCTTCTTTTCACCACGATACTGGTCTACTACAAGGTCAGGATAAGAGGCATATCGATAGCGTCCATCTTCACCGTCGCGGGTTTCTCCCTGTTCGGCAAGAACCTCTTCAACGTCTGGTTCATCTTCGCGGGCGTCTGGCTCTACGCCAGGCACCAGAGGGAGTCCTTCCTCAAGTTCATCTACATAGCCTTCTTCGGGACCTCGCTGGCGCCCTTGGTGAGCCAGCTGATGTTCGGTGCCTACATTCCCGCCCCCTTCAAGTACCTGGCCGGGGCCGGCGCGGGGCTGGCCGCGGGCTTCATCCTCCCCTCCCTAGTGCCGGCATTCCTCTCCGTCCACAAGGGCTACAACCTCTACAACGTCGGCTTCGCCGCCGGGATGATAGGCACCATATTCGTGTCGCTGCTGCGCTCGCACGGGTTCGTCGCGGAGGCCAGGGTGCTCTGGTCCACCGGGTCCAACGTGATACTCGCCCCGCTGCTCCTGGAGCTCTTCCTGCTGATGATACTGGTCGGCAACTACCTGAACAACCGATCGTTCAGCGGCCTCAACGACATGTGGAGCCACCCCGGACGGCTGCTGGCGGACTTCGTCGACATCTTCGACTTCCCGCTGACCCTGGTCAACATGGGCATCAACGGCATGATAGTCACCCTGTACCTGCTCTTCTTCGGGGACATGAACGGGCCGACTCTCGGCGGGGTCCTGACGGTGGTCGGCTTCAGCGCCATGGGCAAGACCCCCCGCACCATCCTGCCCGTCATAGCCGGTGTGATGATCGGCAGCATCTCCAAGGAATGGGGCCTGTCGGACCCGTCGGTTCAGCTCGCGGTTCTGTTCGGAACCACTCTTGCGCCTATCTCGGGCGAGTTTGGCTGGAAGGCCGGTATGATCGCCGGGTACATCCACACCTCCGTGGTGCAGTACGTGGGGGTGCTGCACGCGGGATTCAATCTTTACAACAACGGCTTTGCAGGGGGGCTGGTGGCGGGGATGCTGGTACCCCTTTTCGAGGCCCTGAGAGGAAGGAGGAGACGCGGTATATGAAGTACGAAAGGCTAGTCGTCTCGCGCATAGTCAGCGAGATGATGAACTTCTTCTTCTCGATGGGCGCGGGCGAATTCACGTCGCACGTCATCAGAAGCGACGAGAAGTTCGAGATAATCATCGAGACGGACTACACTGGCAACCAGACCAGCAAGATCAGGGAGATGACGCGGCTCCTTCGGATGCCGCGCGCCGAGGAGAGCGAGGAGTACTTTTGGTCTCTCTCCGGCGAGATCAGCACGGGACAGGAGATCTACCTCGTCGGCATCATGACCGATCACGTATCGGTCGATCACGACGAGGAGGAGAGGCGCGTCCGCATCAGCCTAATACGCCTCCTGGACTGATCCGAAAGGGGAAGATAAGAAAAATGGCCAAGATACAACTTACCATGGACCTGCTCGAGGAGGCCCTTCTCGGGGCGTCCGTCCTCGGCGGAGGAAATGGAGCGCAGATAGACGAGGCCATGGAGCTGGGCGAGCTTGCGCTCAAGGTCAACCCGCCAGTGCTCCTGGACATAGAGGATCTGCCGCCCGACGGAATGGTGGTGACCTGCGCCTCCGTGACCTGCCCCCACAGAAGCAAGGCCCCGTTCGTCAGCCCAAGGGCGCACGTCAGGAGTCTGGAAATCCTGCTGGAGAACGGCCTCGAGCGACCCGCCGCCCTCACGCCCAACGAGAGCGGCGGCGGGGGCATAGTCAACGGATGGCTAGAGGCGTCCGTCCTCGGGCTGCCCGTCGTCGACGCCCCGTGCAACGGCCGTGCCCACCCCACGCCCGAGATGGGCTCGATGGGGCTGCACCTGGACTCCGACTACCACGGAATGCAGGCCTTCGCGGGAGGAGACCCGGAGCAGGGCAGGTACGTCGAGGGGATTCTGCGCGGCGGCATCAAGATGGTCTGCACATCCCTTCGCCACGTGGCCTGCGCGGCCGGGGGAATCCTGGCCGTCGCCCGAAACCCGGTGAAGGCCGAGTATCTGGAGAAGCACGCGGCGCCCGGTGCGATAAAGCTCGCCATATCCCTCGGGCAGGCGATTAAAGAGTCGCGCATCAACGGCGGTGCTGCGGTCGCCGATGCAGTGCTGTCGATACTCAACGGAGAAGTGCTATACAGCGGCAAGGTCGACGCCGTGGACAGATTCACAGCGGGAGGCATCGACTCGGGCGCCGCATCCATGGGCGACCTCTCCCTGACCTTCTGGAGGGAGTACATGACGGTCGAGCGGGGTGACGAGGAGGAGGAAGACGAGAGGGAGAGGCTTGCCACCTTCCCCGACCTGATCACCGTATTCGACGCGGCCACCGGCATGACGATCCCCGGCGCCGAGATCGCAGAGGACATGGACGTCATAATGATCAGGGTGCCCAAGGCGAGGCTGCTGCTCGGCGCGGGGATGCGCTGCCCGGACCTCTTCGAGCAGGCTGAGAAGGTGATAGGCAAGGAGCTGCTCCAGTACCTGGAGCTTTGAGGTCGCGAGGTGGCTTTTTCGCCCGAATGGCGGGGGGGGAGATAATTCTCGGGCGGGGACTGGATCCCCGCCTTTTCAGTAAAATAATTCGCAGTTCCCTGTTCACAATATGGGGTTTGCATGTTACAATGCTTTCGCATAGGTAATTATACTGAGTTCGCAGAAGGTAGTTCTCGCTAGAAAACTTGATGAAAGGAGCGCCGAGGGTGGAGATCAGGAAAAATCTTCAGTGGTACTGCCTGGTACTGGCCATATTCATGCTTCCTCTTGCCGGATGCTCCCTCTCGGGAGGCGCCTCCAGCTACGAGGAGGCGCGGGCGATAGCGGAGGAGGCTTACATCTTCGCCTACCCGATGCTGGAGAACTACCGGATGATGCAGATGCAGGCCATCACCGCGGACAACTTCAACCGCCTCGTCCACTCGACGGAGCTGAACGGCCCGGGCGTGGCCGACGGCATCAGGGAGCAGAGGGACACCCTCTCCTCCACCGCCTGGCTCGACCTCCAGGCCGAGCCCATGGTGCTGACCGTGCCGCCTGTCCCGGACAGGTACTACTCCTTCCAGTTCATCGACATGTTCGCCTTCAACTTCGCCTACGTCAGCCCCCGCGCCTTCGGCAGGTCGGGGGGCGTGTTCGTCATAGCCGGCCCGGACTGGAACGGCAAGAAGCCTCGCGGAGTGGACTCCGTATTTCGCTCGGAGGGCAACTTCGTCCTCTGCATGGGGCGCACCGAGGTGAACGGGGAGGACGACATACCCAACGTGCGGGCCATACAGGAGCGCTACACCCTGAAGCCTTTGAGCTCCTGGCTGGGGATGGCGCCGCCGAAGGCCCCCTCCCGCGATCCCTTCCCGCTGTACATGAGGATAGCCGCCGACTCGGCCCACTTCATCTCCTACCTCAACTTCATGCTCGGCCAGACCGTGCAGCATCCGTCCGAGGAGCAGCTGTACGAGCGCTTCGGCATGTTGGGCATCGGCCCCTCCTACCGCTTCGACGCCAACGAGTTCAGCGGCACCATCCGCGACGCCATAGACGACGCCGTCGAGTCCGCTCTCGAGCAGATAGAGGACTCGCAGGCCGTCCTCTGCGAGGAGACCAACGGATGGGCCCTCTACCGCCGGGTCTTCGGCGACCGGGAGAGGATGCAGGGGCTCTACCTCGTCAGGGCGAGCGCGGCCAAATCCATGCTCTACGGCGCGGATCAGGAGGAGACGACCTACATCAACGCATTTTACGACGAAGACGGCGATCCGCTGGACGCCTCCGAGCAGAACTATGTCCTGCGCTTTGAGAGGGATGAGCTGCCGCCTGTCGACTCGTTTTGGTCCCTCACCATGTACGAGTCGCCGAGCCTGAGCCTGGTCGAGAACGACCTGGAGCGCTACTCCCTCGGCAGCAGGACCTCGTCCCTGATCTACGGCGCGGACGGGTCGCTCAACATATACATAAGCGCCGAGTCCCCCGGAGGCTCCAACGAGGCCAACTGGCTCCCGGCTCCCGCCGGCCCCTTCTCGCCCACCCTGCGGCTCTACCTCCCGCAGGCAATCCCCGGGACGCAGCACTACGTCCCCCCCGCGATACGTAAAGAATAAGCAGACGACCGAACGGGCGTTTTTCCCGTTCGTGTCGATCGCTTATCCCGAACGCCCAGCGGGCGGAGGGATCCCGTGGGGGTTGCCGCCCAACCCGAGATCCCTCGCTCCGCTCGGGATGACAAGTGTGGACTCCGCTCGGGATGACAAGTGTGGACTCCGCTCGGGATGACCGGATGCCGACGTTCTATTCCTCTGGCAGTGCCTTCGTCAGCTCCGGGATGAATGAGACCGATACCGCCTCTCCCTCGCCGAAGACTCTCTGCGCGTCCGGGTTGTCCACCTGCACCAGTATCTCCCCCATGTCGGTCGACACGAACGACTCTATGCTGTGACCCAGATAGACGTTGGTCGTCACACGTCCGTCCAGTATCCCCTCTCCGGGCGGCAGCAGGGTCAGCGACTCCGGTCGGCACATCACCAACGCCCGGTCCCCGGCGCTCAGCCGTTCGGAGAAGCGCGGCAGGACGAAGGTCTTCCCCCTGACCTCGACCGTGCAGGCCTCGTCTATTCCTTGCACCGTGGCGGGGAAGAAGGCTACCTTGCCTATGAACCCCGCAACGAAGGCGTCCACCGGGTCTCGGTAGATCTGGTGAGGCGTGCCTACCTGGACTATCCTCCCCTCGTCCATCACGATGATCCTGTCCGACAGGCTCATCGCCTCCACCCGGTCGTGCGTGACGTAGGCGGCTGTTATGCCCAGCGACTTCTGTATTCGCCTTATCTCCACCCTCATCTGCTCCCGCAGCAGGGCGTCCAGGTTCGACAGAGGCTCGTCCAACAGGAGCACGGACGGCTCCACTATCAGTGAGCGAGCCAGCGCGACTCTCTGCTGCTGTCCCCCGGACAGGCGAGACGGAGGTCTCTTCGCCAGGTCGCCCAGGCCGACCATCCCGAGGTAGCGCATCACCCTCTCGGTCAGCTCCCTCTGCGGCACCTTGCGCAGCTTCAGCCCATACGCCACGTTGTCGAAGACGTTCATGTGGGGGAAGAGACCGTAGCTCTGGAAGACCATCGCCGTGTCACGCTTGTTCGGCGGCAGAAGGGTGATGTCCTCCGAGTCGATCTTTATCCTCCCCGTGGTCGGCAGCTCGAAGCCGGCGATCATGCGCAGGGTCGTCGTCTTGCCGCACCCGGACGGGCCCAGCAGGGTAACCAGCTCCCCCGGCTCGATGGTGAAGTTCGCCCCGTCGACCGCGACCACGTCGCGCCCCGACTGCGGATCCTTGAAAATTTTGCTCACGCCCTCTAGCGTGACTGATTTCGATTGAATATCCATTGGCACAACCCCTTAGTTGCTCACGGTCTTCGCGAGGT
Proteins encoded in this window:
- a CDS encoding MATE family efflux transporter; protein product: MEKTTDKSRAMGTDSIGRLMLRFSIPAIVGMVANALYNIVDRLFVGQTVGASGIGAISVVFPFTIMVIAYGLLIGVGAGSYISMSLGEKRRARAEKGMGNAILLIAGGGIVLTLVGFFFAEPILRLSGSGDTLLPMAMEYMGYIVWGVFFSNLAFGLNYFIRAEGNPRYAMFTLIIGAGANVALDAWFILVLDMGVAGAAIATLISQVISASWAVAYYVRRMGALRFRLKNLNLEWRVVKRILAVGSAPALTEISFTYVLIVFNRTLRLYGGDLAISAMGIFFSLDSLFFLPVLGLAGGVQPIISYNYGAKNYDRVIRSVLAAIKIGALFFTMSFTLVMLVPGHMIRLFSPDNPELLAMGARGMRLAYCGIILASVSLVASHTFQAIGKARIGIFLTLSRHFFFILLPLFILPPILGIDGVWLSMPLSDLGGAMAGSWFLRREFREMRSCEALLRISLDGGCGAPAD
- a CDS encoding DUF1576 domain-containing protein, encoding MGEQSGKFGSERFLVGDGGKRLFLYLFGLTLCATGLHLDSPETVFNGILRIITEPDYLISDYFYVGGRGAAFLNSGILVLLFTTILVYYKVRIRGISIASIFTVAGFSLFGKNLFNVWFIFAGVWLYARHQRESFLKFIYIAFFGTSLAPLVSQLMFGAYIPAPFKYLAGAGAGLAAGFILPSLVPAFLSVHKGYNLYNVGFAAGMIGTIFVSLLRSHGFVAEARVLWSTGSNVILAPLLLELFLLMILVGNYLNNRSFSGLNDMWSHPGRLLADFVDIFDFPLTLVNMGINGMIVTLYLLFFGDMNGPTLGGVLTVVGFSAMGKTPRTILPVIAGVMIGSISKEWGLSDPSVQLAVLFGTTLAPISGEFGWKAGMIAGYIHTSVVQYVGVLHAGFNLYNNGFAGGLVAGMLVPLFEALRGRRRRGI
- a CDS encoding DUF917 family protein; its protein translation is MAKIQLTMDLLEEALLGASVLGGGNGAQIDEAMELGELALKVNPPVLLDIEDLPPDGMVVTCASVTCPHRSKAPFVSPRAHVRSLEILLENGLERPAALTPNESGGGGIVNGWLEASVLGLPVVDAPCNGRAHPTPEMGSMGLHLDSDYHGMQAFAGGDPEQGRYVEGILRGGIKMVCTSLRHVACAAGGILAVARNPVKAEYLEKHAAPGAIKLAISLGQAIKESRINGGAAVADAVLSILNGEVLYSGKVDAVDRFTAGGIDSGAASMGDLSLTFWREYMTVERGDEEEEDERERLATFPDLITVFDAATGMTIPGAEIAEDMDVIMIRVPKARLLLGAGMRCPDLFEQAEKVIGKELLQYLEL
- a CDS encoding DUF1254 domain-containing protein; this encodes MEIRKNLQWYCLVLAIFMLPLAGCSLSGGASSYEEARAIAEEAYIFAYPMLENYRMMQMQAITADNFNRLVHSTELNGPGVADGIREQRDTLSSTAWLDLQAEPMVLTVPPVPDRYYSFQFIDMFAFNFAYVSPRAFGRSGGVFVIAGPDWNGKKPRGVDSVFRSEGNFVLCMGRTEVNGEDDIPNVRAIQERYTLKPLSSWLGMAPPKAPSRDPFPLYMRIAADSAHFISYLNFMLGQTVQHPSEEQLYERFGMLGIGPSYRFDANEFSGTIRDAIDDAVESALEQIEDSQAVLCEETNGWALYRRVFGDRERMQGLYLVRASAAKSMLYGADQEETTYINAFYDEDGDPLDASEQNYVLRFERDELPPVDSFWSLTMYESPSLSLVENDLERYSLGSRTSSLIYGADGSLNIYISAESPGGSNEANWLPAPAGPFSPTLRLYLPQAIPGTQHYVPPAIRKE
- a CDS encoding ABC transporter ATP-binding protein — its product is MDIQSKSVTLEGVSKIFKDPQSGRDVVAVDGANFTIEPGELVTLLGPSGCGKTTTLRMIAGFELPTTGRIKIDSEDITLLPPNKRDTAMVFQSYGLFPHMNVFDNVAYGLKLRKVPQRELTERVMRYLGMVGLGDLAKRPPSRLSGGQQQRVALARSLIVEPSVLLLDEPLSNLDALLREQMRVEIRRIQKSLGITAAYVTHDRVEAMSLSDRIIVMDEGRIVQVGTPHQIYRDPVDAFVAGFIGKVAFFPATVQGIDEACTVEVRGKTFVLPRFSERLSAGDRALVMCRPESLTLLPPGEGILDGRVTTNVYLGHSIESFVSTDMGEILVQVDNPDAQRVFGEGEAVSVSFIPELTKALPEE